A single region of the Pseudomonadota bacterium genome encodes:
- the rpsU gene encoding 30S ribosomal protein S21, translating to MAVNCRAILRVEHGKSPEENFRNLLGKFRKKTTDSGVMTLWKSKQYFESKGERRRRKEKAAQMKRIKANRPKTV from the coding sequence ATGGCAGTGAATTGTAGAGCGATTTTGCGGGTGGAACATGGAAAGTCGCCCGAAGAAAACTTTAGGAATTTGTTGGGTAAGTTTAGAAAAAAAACAACGGATTCTGGTGTGATGACCTTGTGGAAATCAAAACAGTATTTTGAAAGCAAGGGAGAACGCCGTAGGCGAAAAGAAAAAGCGGCCCAAATGAAACGCATAAAAGCAAATAGACCAAAAACAGTATAA
- a CDS encoding amidoligase family protein, giving the protein MLIEYKKFNSKRRFGIELEVSSVKNQVIRGSSKESVWTDQFGYRHPCISKQYIRDIIAKKSSRHIVVTDGIFGDDCPGWAQTSQNDYWHVKYDSTCGPLGKKKDNGGWEVASFIAQGQRDLLHIGNVADALRKAGVEVNNNCGLHIHAEVKDFAPEQVAVLVARWIKIEPWICQMLPPHRRTNKYCKLLGKHFKYEGVFETPEDYWRYIKPSNLNVHENPQKKLAINLVNYAAAIRGEAGHGGYDTSRKTVELRMPEGTLTSSEIINWTYLYLWFVDFSKNKIMPTDFSQVPTLEEFLRYLGLEKDKGVYLLSDELFELKKWILNRMVQWGNLKHKKEAQKKLKFMEL; this is encoded by the coding sequence ATGCTCATAGAATACAAAAAATTTAATAGCAAGCGTCGTTTTGGTATTGAATTAGAAGTCAGCAGCGTAAAAAATCAAGTTATCCGTGGTTCTTCCAAAGAATCAGTGTGGACCGATCAGTTTGGCTATCGTCATCCATGTATTAGCAAACAATACATTAGAGATATTATTGCCAAAAAATCTTCTCGGCACATTGTGGTAACAGATGGTATTTTTGGTGACGATTGCCCAGGATGGGCACAAACCAGCCAAAATGATTATTGGCATGTCAAGTATGACAGCACCTGTGGTCCGCTCGGCAAGAAAAAAGACAATGGTGGATGGGAAGTTGCTTCGTTTATCGCCCAGGGCCAGCGTGATCTTTTGCACATAGGTAATGTGGCAGATGCTTTGCGAAAAGCTGGTGTAGAAGTCAACAATAATTGTGGGCTTCATATTCACGCAGAAGTTAAAGATTTTGCCCCAGAGCAAGTTGCCGTTCTTGTTGCTCGATGGATTAAAATAGAGCCGTGGATATGCCAAATGCTTCCACCACATCGCCGCACAAATAAATATTGCAAATTATTGGGAAAACATTTTAAGTATGAAGGAGTATTTGAAACTCCAGAAGATTATTGGCGTTATATTAAGCCTTCAAATCTCAATGTACATGAGAATCCTCAAAAAAAATTGGCAATAAATTTGGTGAACTATGCGGCTGCCATAAGGGGTGAAGCAGGGCATGGGGGATATGATACGAGTCGTAAAACAGTAGAATTACGGATGCCAGAGGGCACATTAACCAGTTCGGAAATTATTAATTGGACATATTTATATTTGTGGTTTGTGGATTTTTCAAAAAACAAAATTATGCCGACTGATTTTTCCCAAGTACCTACTTTGGAGGAATTTTTGAGGTATTTGGGACTAGAAAAAGATAAAGGTGTTTATTTATTGTCGGATGAGTTATTTGAATTAAAAAAGTGGATATTGAATCGTATGGTTCAATGGGGTAATTTGAAGCACAAAAAAGAAGCACAAAAGAAGTTGAAATTTATGGAGCTATGA
- a CDS encoding G8 domain-containing protein, producing the protein MATKTSNGTGGGTWSVGATWSGGVAPTIGTDDVVIASTDTVTCDLNSTTPSKGIVVNGILSFSTTASTKLTMGNYTIAIGATGELRIGTVGSVLDKAYTAEILWDTTTDGANGITIADGGKLTLYGDPLLYSNILCTSIADFCTVTGTLSPDVTGYYYPTSDYPSGWNDHTVYQRDGLVGGAQYFIWYDADVSRWRLSAEVGGILPYRWLSASAILNSTFNPGGNSTGVGTCINGWQPSLGLTFTVVGDVTTTWANGQELLIHKNGTYSQNIYDSFADAGLGPATIVSLVANSSNSANTDIQIAEAYTGRYYNTGRVYNLDRNIRVGKLSASTDFDATPNNRPIIIDDNSTSGNVNVSNVVLTGFYRPFINTAGTSISALFARAIIRNSELSVCNVSTSMDVLEVANTIQIGANRLDQTAVASYSFPNYGAVAGGGG; encoded by the coding sequence ATGGCAACAAAAACATCCAATGGCACTGGTGGTGGAACATGGTCGGTTGGTGCAACATGGTCGGGTGGTGTTGCACCAACCATAGGCACAGATGATGTTGTTATAGCGTCTACTGATACTGTGACTTGTGATCTCAACAGCACAACACCAAGTAAAGGCATTGTAGTTAATGGGATTTTAAGTTTTTCTACGACTGCATCAACCAAGCTTACAATGGGTAATTATACTATTGCGATTGGTGCCACTGGGGAATTGCGAATTGGTACGGTAGGTTCTGTGTTAGATAAAGCATATACAGCCGAAATATTGTGGGATACAACTACGGATGGAGCGAACGGTATAACAATTGCCGATGGTGGAAAATTGACCTTATATGGCGATCCGTTATTGTATAGCAATATTTTATGCACAAGTATAGCGGATTTTTGTACCGTGACTGGCACATTAAGCCCCGATGTGACTGGATATTACTACCCAACCTCTGATTATCCATCTGGATGGAACGATCATACAGTTTATCAAAGAGATGGCCTTGTTGGCGGGGCTCAATATTTTATTTGGTACGATGCAGATGTGAGTCGTTGGAGATTGTCGGCTGAAGTAGGAGGTATTTTGCCATATCGATGGCTTTCAGCCAGTGCCATATTGAATTCTACGTTCAACCCTGGCGGCAATTCTACTGGAGTGGGCACTTGTATCAATGGGTGGCAACCATCATTAGGATTGACATTTACAGTAGTGGGAGATGTGACAACAACATGGGCCAATGGGCAGGAGTTGTTAATTCATAAGAACGGGACATATTCACAAAATATTTACGATAGTTTTGCCGACGCAGGATTGGGACCAGCTACAATTGTCTCATTGGTCGCTAATAGTTCAAATAGTGCAAATACTGACATTCAAATTGCGGAAGCCTACACAGGCAGGTATTATAATACTGGTCGAGTATATAATTTAGATAGAAATATTAGAGTTGGCAAATTATCAGCATCTACTGATTTTGACGCAACACCAAACAATCGACCCATTATCATTGATGATAATTCAACATCGGGCAATGTAAATGTAAGTAATGTTGTATTAACTGGGTTTTATCGACCGTTCATTAACACCGCAGGCACCAGCATATCTGCTCTATTTGCCAGAGCAATAATCAGAAATTCAGAATTGAGTGTTTGTAATGTTTCTACATCAATGGATGTGCTGGAGGTGGCTAATACTATTCAAATTGGTGCAAATAGATTAGATCAAACCGCAGTCGCCAGTTATTCTTTCCCCAACTATGGTGCGGTAGCTGGTGGCGGGGGTTAG
- the infC gene encoding translation initiation factor IF-3, translating to MQKDQQKFCRVNRQIRFSPVMVILGEEKLGTMPTSQALEIAVREGLDLVEVAPNARPPVCKIMDYGKFRYEQSIKEKKSKSQTKAQQLKEIRLRPSIATHDLDVKINSAQRFLEAGNRVQLMVRFKGAENAHKDLGFSLMQKMIDSLVSCGKPLSTPRLEGKGVSCIIEPMKK from the coding sequence ATGCAAAAAGATCAGCAAAAGTTCTGTCGTGTTAATCGACAAATCAGATTCTCGCCAGTAATGGTTATCTTAGGCGAAGAAAAATTGGGCACAATGCCTACTTCTCAGGCATTAGAAATTGCGGTGAGAGAAGGTTTGGACCTTGTAGAAGTGGCTCCAAATGCTCGACCACCAGTTTGCAAAATAATGGATTATGGCAAATTTCGCTATGAGCAAAGCATTAAAGAAAAGAAGAGTAAGTCGCAAACAAAGGCTCAGCAACTTAAAGAAATACGTTTGCGGCCTTCTATAGCCACTCATGATCTTGATGTGAAGATAAATTCTGCACAAAGATTCCTTGAGGCTGGAAATAGGGTTCAACTTATGGTAAGATTCAAAGGTGCAGAAAATGCTCACAAAGACCTGGGTTTTAGCCTTATGCAGAAAATGATTGATTCTTTGGTTTCTTGTGGGAAACCCCTGAGCACTCCCCGATTAGAGGGAAAAGGGGTGAGTTGTATTATTGAACCCATGAAGAAATAA
- a CDS encoding radical SAM protein — MMSSKPKKISGTLEWAVANVNCIKGCSHNCRYCYARSRAMRFKQINTPEDWTKPEVREHDVKKNRKKEDGTVMFPTTHDIVPEMIEPCVIVLRKLLEAGNDILIVSKPHLECIKRLCHEFEEYKDHILFRFTIGAFDDAILKYWEPGAPNFFERMAALKYAFVAGFKTSVSCEPMLDAPNMVELFNTLELFVTDSIWIGKMNKVRQRVIIETEEDERQVARIEAGQTDDKIWEIYEALQDRKVVKWKESVKEIVGLTLAIEPGTDE, encoded by the coding sequence ATGATGTCAAGCAAGCCAAAAAAAATTAGTGGCACCTTGGAGTGGGCAGTGGCAAATGTGAATTGCATCAAAGGCTGTAGCCACAATTGCCGCTATTGCTACGCACGCTCCCGAGCTATGCGGTTCAAGCAAATCAACACTCCCGAGGATTGGACTAAGCCGGAAGTCCGAGAGCATGATGTCAAAAAGAATCGAAAAAAAGAAGATGGAACAGTGATGTTCCCCACCACGCATGACATTGTTCCAGAAATGATTGAGCCTTGCGTCATTGTGTTGCGAAAACTTCTGGAAGCTGGCAACGATATTCTCATTGTGTCCAAGCCTCATTTGGAGTGCATTAAACGACTTTGCCATGAGTTTGAAGAGTATAAGGATCACATTCTTTTCCGATTTACTATTGGGGCATTTGACGATGCAATCCTAAAATATTGGGAACCAGGAGCCCCGAATTTCTTTGAGCGTATGGCTGCCCTGAAATACGCATTTGTAGCTGGGTTCAAAACAAGCGTAAGTTGTGAGCCCATGTTGGATGCTCCCAATATGGTTGAATTATTCAACACGTTGGAGTTGTTTGTCACCGATAGCATTTGGATCGGGAAGATGAACAAAGTCAGACAGAGAGTAATCATTGAAACAGAGGAAGACGAGCGGCAGGTCGCCCGTATTGAGGCTGGACAGACCGATGATAAAATATGGGAAATTTATGAAGCCTTGCAGGATCGCAAGGTTGTTAAATGGAAAGAGTCCGTAAAAGAGATTGTGGGACTTACTTTAGCAATTGAGCCGGGGACAGACGAATGA
- a CDS encoding DnaJ domain-containing protein: MDYYDVLGVNKDASEEEINKAFREKAVASHPDINPNKPELVEQFKEVAKAFETLGDPQKRAQYDRQRSGIGTPFGFNFGGDIFGNMFRGPMGRSRQHPIVVEVVLTFQESILGCRKDIPVKVRAKCKECTDGVKEWKTCDVCHGSGGQTSHQGPFVIHTTCTACGGQGKVAQTKCDACSGSGYKGTEENIVSVDIPSGIEDRSVLQVPHAGEVDSNGRKGDLHIKVTVQSHPFYTRHGPHIFCHVPVTYTQLVLGADIVVPTLTGEVKMTIPPRTVANKKLRLRGMGIARQHGDMYAVLEPKFPDQTDKEYDEIVQKLASWEKAHINIAFPSQ; this comes from the coding sequence ATGGATTATTATGATGTTCTTGGTGTCAATAAAGATGCTAGCGAAGAAGAGATTAACAAAGCCTTTCGAGAGAAAGCAGTAGCTTCACACCCAGATATCAACCCAAATAAGCCAGAATTGGTTGAGCAATTTAAAGAAGTTGCCAAAGCTTTTGAAACCTTGGGCGATCCTCAAAAAAGGGCTCAATATGATCGTCAAAGATCGGGTATTGGGACGCCCTTTGGTTTCAACTTTGGTGGCGACATTTTCGGCAACATGTTTCGAGGGCCAATGGGTCGCTCCCGACAACATCCTATAGTTGTCGAGGTAGTTCTTACTTTTCAGGAATCTATATTAGGTTGTAGAAAAGATATTCCTGTAAAAGTTCGTGCTAAGTGCAAAGAATGTACTGATGGCGTCAAAGAGTGGAAAACCTGTGATGTTTGTCATGGTTCTGGTGGACAAACATCACATCAAGGGCCATTTGTTATACATACAACATGCACCGCTTGTGGCGGGCAAGGCAAAGTTGCCCAAACAAAATGTGACGCTTGCTCAGGAAGCGGATACAAAGGCACAGAGGAGAATATCGTATCTGTTGATATTCCTTCGGGGATTGAAGACAGAAGTGTGTTGCAAGTACCACATGCAGGAGAAGTTGATTCAAATGGCAGAAAAGGTGATTTGCACATTAAAGTCACGGTGCAATCACATCCGTTTTATACTCGGCACGGACCCCATATTTTTTGCCATGTGCCTGTAACATATACTCAATTGGTTTTGGGTGCTGATATAGTGGTCCCTACACTTACTGGTGAAGTCAAGATGACGATCCCTCCCAGGACTGTGGCAAACAAGAAGCTTCGTCTACGTGGAATGGGAATAGCCAGACAACATGGTGATATGTACGCAGTTTTAGAACCAAAATTCCCAGATCAAACTGACAAAGAATATGATGAAATAGTGCAAAAATTAGCTAGTTGGGAAAAAGCACATATCAATATCGCATTCCCATCACAGTAG
- a CDS encoding glycosyltransferase, which produces MNSPHNPLEGPPADLTLDLHDGTDEQISIIIVHKDRPAHLNICLQSISICSNNNNYEIVVVDNASGKESQDFLEEIKDEVTLVKNDKNLYWSSAANRGAEAASKASKYLIFLHCDTVVLNPGWIDLLVSVSQARNSGLVGIDQASYYLQGQKMDFVPEWCMLTTRDCWKACGGFPDELPMIGHSFIYSFNANRLGYSPQIMKNPIVHHYHIFSLEDVSVWEKMLEGASGNIPKILRGLQSESLGK; this is translated from the coding sequence ATGAATTCTCCACACAATCCTTTAGAAGGACCACCCGCTGATCTCACCCTGGACCTGCACGATGGCACAGACGAGCAAATATCCATCATAATTGTTCATAAGGACCGCCCAGCCCATTTAAACATTTGTTTGCAGTCTATTTCTATTTGCAGCAATAACAATAATTATGAAATTGTAGTTGTAGACAATGCTTCTGGCAAGGAGAGTCAGGACTTTTTGGAAGAAATCAAGGATGAGGTCACCTTGGTCAAAAATGACAAAAATTTATACTGGTCATCGGCGGCGAATAGAGGTGCCGAGGCGGCCAGTAAAGCATCTAAATATTTAATTTTCTTGCATTGTGATACTGTTGTTCTCAATCCTGGTTGGATAGATTTATTGGTGAGTGTTTCACAGGCTCGTAATTCAGGATTGGTTGGTATTGACCAAGCATCTTATTACCTACAGGGGCAGAAAATGGATTTTGTGCCTGAATGGTGCATGCTTACCACCCGAGATTGCTGGAAAGCATGTGGTGGTTTTCCCGATGAGTTGCCTATGATTGGGCATTCTTTTATTTATAGTTTTAATGCCAACCGATTGGGGTATTCACCTCAAATAATGAAAAATCCAATTGTTCACCATTATCATATCTTCTCTTTGGAGGACGTGAGCGTGTGGGAAAAAATGTTGGAAGGGGCTAGTGGTAATATTCCCAAAATACTTCGTGGTCTTCAAAGCGAAAGTTTAGGAAAATGA
- a CDS encoding ribbon-helix-helix protein, CopG family, whose product MAQNVMSISLPLEMQELLDVSAKKMGWNKSELLRKLITKGLDLVVVDGEEIPVILKIPNELRGQPEVLRKWLYQKSDAITTKLSQK is encoded by the coding sequence ATGGCACAGAATGTAATGAGTATATCGCTTCCATTAGAGATGCAAGAATTACTAGATGTATCTGCGAAAAAAATGGGATGGAACAAATCTGAATTGCTCAGAAAACTGATTACCAAGGGATTGGACCTTGTGGTAGTGGATGGAGAAGAAATTCCTGTAATCCTGAAAATTCCTAACGAACTTAGGGGACAACCCGAGGTATTACGTAAATGGCTGTATCAAAAGAGCGATGCGATAACGACCAAACTATCCCAAAAATAA
- a CDS encoding GlsB/YeaQ/YmgE family stress response membrane protein — translation MLWLIGFLFYAIIVGLIAKAIMPAAAPVGLLSTIVVGVVGSYVGGLINFLIGRGEFGQTSGIILGIVGGIVALWIWRWWNTQQAGVSFWNGK, via the coding sequence ATGCTTTGGTTGATTGGATTTTTATTTTATGCTATAATTGTGGGATTGATTGCGAAAGCTATCATGCCTGCGGCTGCCCCTGTAGGGCTATTATCAACAATTGTGGTTGGTGTTGTTGGCTCTTATGTTGGAGGGCTTATTAATTTCCTGATTGGTAGAGGTGAATTTGGACAAACTTCTGGCATCATTCTTGGCATCGTTGGCGGCATTGTTGCCCTGTGGATATGGCGATGGTGGAACACGCAACAAGCTGGTGTTAGTTTTTGGAATGGCAAATGA
- a CDS encoding peptide deformylase: protein MAVSKERCDNDQTIPKIIPVDQIPKAGSADKSPVELYKIFAALEILCKLRKGIGLHAVQVGLPWNMYVVRKSAEMPFGYYLNCKYTPIEDEKVSSFEGCLSLTNPDGSSRWFKVDRFKKIRVEGQQLYVDGKIRIDAVDMVLSAEEDGILCVAHQHEISHGEGVLISDIGEEQHIWM, encoded by the coding sequence ATGGCTGTATCAAAAGAGCGATGCGATAACGACCAAACTATCCCAAAAATAATTCCAGTTGACCAAATTCCCAAAGCTGGCTCTGCTGATAAATCCCCCGTGGAATTGTATAAGATATTTGCTGCATTAGAAATTTTGTGCAAATTACGCAAAGGAATTGGTCTTCATGCGGTACAGGTGGGGTTGCCTTGGAATATGTACGTTGTCAGAAAATCGGCAGAGATGCCATTTGGCTACTATTTAAACTGCAAATATACGCCCATAGAAGATGAAAAGGTATCATCTTTTGAGGGGTGCTTATCTCTCACAAATCCTGATGGATCGTCTCGTTGGTTTAAGGTAGATCGGTTTAAAAAAATCCGAGTGGAAGGCCAACAACTGTATGTGGACGGAAAAATCAGAATAGATGCGGTAGATATGGTATTGTCTGCTGAAGAGGATGGTATTTTGTGTGTCGCCCATCAGCATGAAATTTCACACGGTGAGGGAGTGCTGATATCTGACATTGGAGAAGAACAACACATTTGGATGTAA
- the dut gene encoding dUTP diphosphatase, with amino-acid sequence MQEAKEFNTNPCHIPKEKKRVMASPLPVPCPAKDFYEPPLHKVVTKIVVDDPMFIPQYKTEGAACVDLVANIPAGEIRLNHRNTIKIDCGFSMELKPGWKANVRARSGLATQGLIVTNSPGCIDADYRGRIQVIVTNVGNVNPITLKHGDRIAQMEIEPVYLFDWLVVDALEETARGSGGFGSTGA; translated from the coding sequence ATGCAGGAAGCGAAGGAGTTCAATACCAACCCTTGCCATATCCCGAAGGAAAAGAAACGGGTGATGGCGAGCCCCTTGCCGGTCCCCTGCCCAGCTAAAGATTTCTATGAGCCACCATTGCATAAGGTGGTGACTAAAATTGTGGTAGATGATCCTATGTTCATTCCACAATACAAAACAGAGGGTGCAGCTTGCGTTGATTTGGTTGCCAATATCCCAGCGGGTGAAATTAGACTTAATCATCGAAACACCATTAAAATTGATTGTGGCTTCTCTATGGAGCTAAAACCAGGGTGGAAGGCCAATGTGAGAGCAAGAAGCGGTTTGGCAACGCAGGGCTTGATTGTTACTAATTCGCCGGGGTGTATAGATGCTGATTATAGGGGTCGTATACAAGTTATTGTAACAAATGTAGGTAATGTCAACCCAATTACCTTGAAACATGGTGATCGAATTGCTCAAATGGAAATAGAGCCTGTTTATCTCTTTGACTGGCTGGTAGTTGACGCTTTGGAAGAAACCGCACGAGGAAGTGGTGGCTTTGGTAGCACCGGAGCCTAG
- a CDS encoding PhoH family protein, whose translation MSKIKKNVGKFHIEFLNAAQKLAWAGFQQHDVMFMIGPAGTGKTYLAMAFAIHELLQGSHKKIILTRPIVEAGESLGYLPGDLHEKTGPYMLPLVDSMKKLAPNPLQHDTVAAAIEVAPLAYLRGRTFDNAIAIFDEAQNASRMQLKLFLTRLGENSKIIITGDPSQSDIGESSGLMDVVSRLDVVPGICVVRFKEDSIVRHPLVSAMLAKLES comes from the coding sequence ATGAGTAAAATTAAGAAAAATGTGGGGAAATTCCATATTGAATTTCTCAATGCCGCACAAAAACTGGCATGGGCTGGATTTCAACAACATGATGTAATGTTTATGATAGGTCCAGCAGGTACTGGCAAAACATATCTTGCGATGGCTTTTGCCATTCATGAACTGCTACAAGGCAGTCATAAAAAAATAATTCTCACCAGACCTATTGTAGAAGCTGGTGAATCTTTGGGCTATTTGCCTGGAGATTTGCATGAAAAAACTGGGCCTTATATGCTTCCTTTGGTTGACTCCATGAAGAAGCTTGCTCCAAATCCTCTCCAACACGATACAGTAGCTGCTGCTATTGAGGTTGCTCCCCTAGCATATCTCAGAGGTCGCACATTTGATAACGCTATTGCTATTTTTGATGAAGCCCAAAATGCCAGTCGTATGCAATTAAAATTGTTTTTAACTCGTCTGGGAGAAAATAGCAAAATTATCATTACAGGTGACCCCAGTCAAAGCGATATCGGAGAAAGCTCGGGATTGATGGATGTTGTAAGTCGTTTAGATGTAGTTCCTGGTATTTGTGTCGTGCGATTCAAAGAGGACTCTATTGTGAGGCATCCATTAGTATCAGCGATGTTGGCCAAATTGGAGAGTTAA
- a CDS encoding thiamine pyrophosphate-binding protein, which yields MSSVSDFLVERMENAGVKHVFGLPGDHITNFFKKLSKSDVEVVHTTQEINAAFAADAYARIRGVGCVCVSQMSALKIANAIACAKAEHSPVIVISGAKSQGQCQESYHNKVFQYLTCASTTLNNVSTAGYQIDSVLEKLKYHKQPVFIELAEDIADKTLVYDVYKQGTPSAPESNKEILEEALAEVVDWLNEAKKPVILGGIQLDRHGLGALLLKFAEKYNIPVVTTLLSKSLIDESHPLAIGVYAGAGSNPKVQETIDTSDCLLVLGVSSCQNLPANKHTVTCSSELCIKNHFYADKVGFEDFIRALFKASIRREGLATVIAAPINKEFRPRSGVKITVARFFEKINSILNANSIIVSDVGDSLFGASDLITHQHGFFATAYYPSMGFALPAALGLQTAVPKMRPIVILGDAAFQMSCSELSTIVARRLNPIVCVLNNGGYASNSITGPFYDIHEWDYEKMVDVISGGMGALVEDEQTLHSVMSAALVNESVCVINVKIDSDDVSPVLQRMRKGIKTSK from the coding sequence ATGTCGAGTGTGTCAGACTTTTTAGTAGAAAGAATGGAAAATGCGGGCGTAAAACATGTGTTTGGCTTGCCTGGAGACCATATTACTAATTTTTTCAAAAAATTGTCCAAATCAGACGTTGAAGTAGTTCATACTACACAAGAAATAAATGCGGCGTTTGCCGCCGATGCTTATGCTCGTATTCGTGGTGTTGGATGTGTTTGTGTATCACAAATGTCAGCTTTGAAAATAGCAAATGCCATAGCTTGTGCAAAAGCAGAGCATTCTCCTGTTATTGTTATTTCTGGGGCTAAATCACAGGGCCAATGCCAGGAGAGCTATCACAATAAAGTGTTTCAATATTTGACCTGTGCCTCCACCACATTGAATAATGTTAGCACTGCTGGCTATCAAATAGATTCTGTGTTGGAAAAATTAAAATATCACAAACAACCAGTATTCATTGAATTGGCAGAAGATATTGCTGATAAGACTTTGGTATATGATGTTTACAAACAGGGCACACCCTCTGCTCCCGAAAGTAATAAAGAGATTTTAGAAGAAGCGTTGGCAGAAGTGGTAGACTGGTTGAATGAAGCTAAAAAGCCCGTTATTTTGGGCGGAATTCAATTAGATCGTCATGGCTTGGGTGCCCTTCTTTTGAAGTTTGCCGAGAAATATAACATTCCGGTAGTTACCACGCTTTTAAGCAAATCTCTAATTGATGAAAGTCATCCCTTGGCGATTGGGGTTTATGCAGGAGCAGGAAGCAATCCAAAAGTTCAGGAAACAATTGATACATCTGATTGTTTGTTGGTTTTAGGCGTATCTTCTTGCCAGAATTTGCCCGCTAATAAACACACAGTTACGTGTTCTTCAGAACTGTGTATTAAAAATCATTTCTATGCAGATAAGGTTGGTTTTGAAGATTTTATCCGGGCTTTATTTAAAGCCTCAATTCGCCGGGAGGGCTTAGCCACAGTCATTGCAGCCCCAATCAACAAAGAGTTCCGACCACGCAGTGGTGTTAAAATTACTGTGGCGAGGTTTTTTGAAAAAATAAATAGTATTTTGAATGCCAATTCTATTATTGTATCCGATGTGGGGGATTCATTATTCGGTGCAAGTGATTTAATTACCCATCAACATGGATTCTTTGCAACAGCATATTATCCAAGCATGGGTTTCGCTCTACCAGCCGCTCTAGGATTACAAACCGCCGTTCCCAAGATGCGTCCAATAGTTATTTTGGGAGATGCGGCTTTTCAAATGTCTTGTAGTGAACTAAGCACAATTGTTGCTCGTCGTTTGAACCCCATAGTATGTGTGTTAAACAATGGTGGTTATGCAAGCAATTCAATTACTGGTCCTTTTTATGATATTCATGAATGGGACTATGAAAAAATGGTGGATGTAATTTCTGGAGGTATGGGAGCTTTAGTAGAAGATGAACAAACGCTACACTCTGTTATGAGTGCAGCCCTTGTGAATGAGTCTGTGTGTGTTATCAATGTAAAAATTGATAGTGATGATGTGTCGCCTGTTTTACAAAGAATGAGAAAGGGTATAAAGACAAGCAAATAG
- a CDS encoding deaminase, translating into MKKRTPPREVPTRDERYMGLAFCIAQLFSKDPHTQVASVIVGDENRPKGWGYNGPPQSIADDEVDWSRPEKYDMIVHSEINAINHSFGSLKEATIYITAPPCPRCMLEIIAAGIDKIIYFNFRADAGSSVNAEALAKIEEIAKKAGIQLTEFSGNLNCVKDAVADMDRIGIF; encoded by the coding sequence ATGAAAAAAAGAACACCACCACGAGAAGTACCTACCCGAGACGAGCGTTATATGGGGCTGGCATTTTGTATTGCTCAATTGTTTTCTAAAGACCCACACACACAAGTAGCATCAGTAATTGTGGGTGATGAAAATCGTCCTAAGGGCTGGGGATACAATGGTCCACCACAAAGCATTGCAGATGACGAAGTGGATTGGAGCCGCCCAGAAAAATACGACATGATTGTGCATTCGGAAATCAATGCTATTAACCACTCTTTTGGTTCATTAAAAGAAGCAACTATTTATATTACGGCCCCTCCCTGTCCCAGATGTATGCTGGAAATTATAGCGGCTGGAATTGACAAAATAATATATTTCAATTTCAGGGCAGATGCTGGTTCTTCTGTTAATGCTGAAGCATTAGCTAAAATAGAGGAAATTGCCAAGAAAGCCGGGATTCAGCTTACAGAATTTTCTGGAAACTTAAACTGTGTGAAAGATGCGGTTGCAGACATGGATAGAATAGGAATTTTTTAA